One segment of Candidatus Latescibacterota bacterium DNA contains the following:
- a CDS encoding HD domain-containing protein has product MNARVDALVTLLARGIAQRALYFAEHPNVRSCAQELARDLGQEIAAKRADFFLGAVEGRLIHEGRMLLGASIVGHKIASSLDRLSSGGLLFRRGVDAAELSTLFTIAVEQGEPLDGGLVAARELLASRGVRNIELSPRYEDEDWFGHKGRGSGGGDEEDAEGVDELADLIPVYQSLFEVVETSHGRATGDHAVDIAGARTASERFLGATEAGFTDMMQLVRYTDSDSYTVGHSVRVALLCVLVGQHMGLPRPRLGELATAGLLHDVGKAKVPAEILYKAGRLDADELRIMRIHPDAGAKILIESGDASSTTVCTAWGHHVRHDLRGYPDVPGWAVQGEATALLQACDVFEALTAVRPYKKSVTPLRAFEIMLADPGAFHPGALRALVGALGLYPPGSRVTLNDGSRAIVVRAGEQPDRPLVRVTRDAAGVLLAHDDQPTIDLSSAAGRAFAVADLLSGSAGPELVVEDAKDADDSGDEALVTVEADPAAGD; this is encoded by the coding sequence ATGAACGCGCGCGTCGACGCTCTCGTCACCCTGCTCGCCCGCGGCATCGCCCAGCGCGCGCTCTACTTCGCCGAGCACCCCAACGTGCGCAGCTGCGCGCAGGAGCTCGCCCGCGACCTCGGCCAGGAGATCGCCGCCAAGCGCGCGGACTTCTTCCTCGGCGCGGTGGAAGGCCGGCTCATCCACGAGGGGCGCATGCTGCTCGGCGCGTCCATCGTGGGACACAAGATCGCGTCCTCGCTCGATCGCCTGAGCAGCGGCGGCCTGCTCTTCCGCCGCGGCGTGGATGCCGCGGAGCTGTCGACGCTCTTCACCATCGCGGTTGAGCAGGGCGAACCCCTGGACGGCGGACTCGTGGCGGCCCGCGAGCTGCTCGCGTCACGCGGCGTGCGCAACATCGAGCTGTCGCCCCGCTACGAAGACGAGGACTGGTTCGGGCACAAGGGCAGAGGAAGTGGCGGCGGCGACGAGGAAGACGCCGAGGGCGTCGACGAGCTCGCCGACCTGATCCCGGTCTACCAGTCGCTCTTCGAGGTGGTGGAGACGAGCCACGGCCGCGCCACGGGCGACCACGCCGTGGACATCGCCGGGGCGCGCACGGCCAGCGAGCGCTTTCTCGGCGCCACCGAGGCGGGCTTCACGGACATGATGCAGCTCGTCCGCTACACCGACTCGGACAGCTACACCGTGGGGCACTCGGTGCGCGTGGCGCTGCTCTGCGTCCTCGTGGGACAGCACATGGGCCTGCCGCGGCCGCGGCTCGGCGAACTCGCCACCGCCGGGTTGCTGCACGACGTGGGCAAGGCCAAGGTGCCGGCCGAGATCCTCTACAAGGCCGGGCGACTGGACGCCGACGAACTGCGCATCATGCGCATCCACCCGGACGCCGGCGCGAAGATCCTGATCGAGAGCGGCGACGCGTCGAGCACCACGGTCTGCACCGCCTGGGGCCACCACGTGCGCCACGACCTGCGCGGCTACCCGGACGTCCCCGGCTGGGCCGTGCAGGGCGAGGCCACGGCGCTTCTGCAGGCCTGCGACGTCTTCGAGGCGCTCACTGCCGTGCGCCCCTACAAGAAGTCGGTGACGCCCCTGCGCGCCTTCGAGATCATGCTCGCCGACCCGGGCGCCTTCCACCCCGGGGCCCTGCGTGCGCTCGTGGGCGCGCTCGGTCTCTATCCGCCCGGCAGCCGCGTCACCCTGAACGACGGCTCCCGCGCCATCGTGGTGCGCGCCGGCGAGCAGCCGGACCGTCCGCTCGTCCGCGTGACGCGCGACGCCGCGGGCGTGCTGCTCGCCCACGACGACCAGCCCACGATCGACCTCAGCAGCGCCGCCGGCCGGGCGTTCGCGGTGGCCGATCTGCTGTCCGGCTCCGCCGGTCCCGAGCTGGTCGTGGAGGACGCGAAGGACGCCGACGACAGCGGCGACGAGGCCCTCGTCACCGTGGAAGCCGATCCCGCCGCCGGCGACTAG